A section of the Citrus sinensis cultivar Valencia sweet orange chromosome 8, DVS_A1.0, whole genome shotgun sequence genome encodes:
- the LOC127899416 gene encoding uncharacterized protein LOC127899416 translates to MSNRKRKLIVDEGDEESGDSGFNVPIPTDYLGPSSSVGPSHGRDAFEYPRPLVISPSPELELVGNRGGPASGSGENHSSGGVGIPEGVGDGEGSSSGPSRAAQKRNLGHMVEADSYPIDFMACATTPTDLFKLRNLYNIPDEVRLVVPGKGDVPSRPPKGYVTMHLESFRLGARLPLQPYFAKILGGMHLAPGQLHPNGWRVLSAMFVLWERCGSEEPSLIEVKHLYQLRSSPREAGWYYFMSSSAKRKPITGFPSSYCYVLGSLTFCVISESWGLIGGLEDWPLLQVETALLNASTCQDLLSPTSLVGSGLVDIAAGMDNKILSVMSRKRGRAASSSSNPPPPPKKPSVGPSKAPVPALPPPPPRKSVGEKTSDKSPEVSLQSGDRSSPLPSRDQGDYLSPYQKDYKKSVGPKMVKDIESMSLSELAASVQRVSFRLATMVSCYKTGSRRNWLS, encoded by the exons ATGTCTAATCGGAAGaggaaattaattgttgatgagGGTGATGAAGAGTCTGGGGACTCAGGCTTCAATGTGCCAATACCCACTGATTACTTAGGCCCCTCCAGTAGTGTAGGTCCTTCCCATGGCAGGGATGCCTTTGAATACCCACGCCCTTTAGTTATCTCTCCTTCCCCTGAACTAGAGCTTGTTGGGAATAGAGGTGGACCTGCGTCGGGCTCTGGTGAGAACCACAGTTCTGGTGGGGTTGGGATCCCTGAAGGAGTAGGTGATGGTGAGGGGAGCAGTTCTGGACCGAGCCGAGCTGCTCAGAAAAGGAACCTAGGCCATATGGTGGAGGCTGATTCCTACCCTATTGATTTCATGGCTTGTGCCACCACCCCTACTGATCTATTTAAACTTAGGAACCTCTACAACATCCCCGACGAGGTTCGTCTTGTAGTTCCTGGGAAAGGTGACGTCCCTAGTCGGCCTCCGAAAGGGTATGTGACGATGCACTTGGAGAGTTTCAGACTAGGAGCTCGGCTGCCCCTTCAACCTTACTTTGCCAAGATACTGGGCGGTATGCACCTGGCCCCAGGTCAGTTACACCCAAATGGGTGGAGGGTTCTCTCGGCAATGTTTGTGTTGTGGGAGAGGTGCGGGTCGGAGGAGCCTTCTCTTATTGAAGTGAAACATCTGTACCAGCTGCGGAGTAGCCCGAGGGAGGCAGGCTGGTACTATTTCATGTCCAGTTCCGCAAAGAGGAAACCGATCACTGGGTTTCCATCTTCAt ATTGCTACGTATTGGGTTCTTTAACCTTCTGTGTTATTTCAGAGTCGTGGGGTCTGATCGGGGGGCTTGAAGATTGGCCTTTGCTTCAGGTGGAAACGGCTCTGTTGAACGCGTCTACCTGCCAAGACCTCCTGTCACCAACAAGCCTGGTCGGCTCGGGTTTAGTGGACATAGCTGCCGGGATGGATAACAAGATCCTCAGCGTGATGAGCAGGAAGCGTGGTCGGGCTGCAAGTAGCTCCAGCaaccctcctcctcctccgaAGAAACCTAGTGTCGGTCCTTCCAAGGCACCTGTTCCTGCTCTGCCTCCTCCTCCACCTCGTAAGAGTGTTGGGGAGAAAACCTCCGACAAGAGTCCTGAGGTCAGCTTGCAGTCTGGGGACCGATCTTCTCCTCTTCCATCTCGAGATCAAGGTGACTACCTGAGCCCCTACCAGAAGGATTATAAGAAGTCTGTTGGGCCCAAGATGGTGAAGGACATCGAGAGCATGAGCCTTTCTGAGTTGGCTGCCTCTGTTCAGAGAGTTTCCTTCAGGCTGGCCACAATGGTCTCGTGCTACAAGACCGGGTCAAGGAGAAACTGGCTGAGCTGA